From a single Candidatus Melainabacteria bacterium genomic region:
- a CDS encoding cytochrome c oxidase subunit II, which yields MNRKVVVGFLLTLTSLLSLWSGASGSAPTVVKITAKKFEFTPSAITVKKGVPVILELTSEDRTHGFSSPGLNLRADIAPGKPSEVRFTPEKTGEFNFFCDVFCGSGHDTMEGKITVVE from the coding sequence ATGAACAGAAAAGTCGTTGTCGGTTTTCTTTTGACATTAACTTCACTGCTCTCGTTGTGGTCCGGTGCCAGTGGGAGCGCGCCGACTGTGGTCAAGATCACTGCAAAGAAATTCGAGTTTACGCCAAGTGCGATCACTGTGAAAAAAGGAGTTCCGGTTATTTTAGAGTTGACTTCTGAAGATCGGACTCATGGATTCAGTTCTCCAGGGTTGAACTTGCGAGCTGACATTGCGCCTGGAAAGCCAAGTGAGGTCAGGTTCACACCTGAAAAAACCGGTGAGTTCAATTTCTTTTGCGATGTTTTCTGCGGCAGCGGTCATGACACGATGGAAGGCAAAATCACTGTCGTTGAATAA
- a CDS encoding metallophosphoesterase produces the protein MCNMQEDMDRREFLKLMGLGGVVFLSSLAGSPALSLATPGSDFFFVQMSDTHWGFEGAKVNPDAKGTLIKAIKEVNSLKQRPDFIVFTGDLTQTTDDVSVRKARMKEFRDIVGELETKVIHFMPGEHDASLDKGETYKEFFGETHYTFDHKGVHFIVLDNVSDPTGSIGEAQLEWLKQDLSKLKRHDNIVVFTHRPLFDLYPQWDWATRDGATAIDLLMSYDHVTVFYGHVHQENHHMTGHIAHHSAKSLMLPLPVAGSVPKRQPILWSTEQPYKGLGFRSVLSRSKKDQFELTEYGINAEAKV, from the coding sequence GTGTGCAACATGCAAGAAGATATGGACCGACGAGAATTCTTGAAACTGATGGGTCTTGGTGGCGTGGTCTTTCTGTCGAGCCTGGCAGGAAGCCCAGCGTTGAGCCTGGCAACACCAGGCAGCGATTTCTTTTTTGTGCAAATGTCTGATACCCACTGGGGTTTTGAGGGGGCTAAGGTCAACCCTGACGCGAAGGGCACGTTGATTAAGGCGATAAAGGAAGTGAACAGCCTCAAACAGAGACCTGACTTCATCGTTTTTACAGGAGATTTGACGCAGACAACAGATGATGTCAGCGTCCGCAAAGCCAGGATGAAGGAGTTTAGAGACATAGTGGGTGAGCTGGAAACAAAGGTGATCCATTTTATGCCTGGGGAGCATGATGCATCGCTCGATAAAGGTGAAACCTATAAGGAGTTTTTCGGCGAGACGCACTATACGTTTGACCATAAAGGGGTGCACTTTATTGTTCTGGACAATGTGTCTGATCCAACAGGCAGCATTGGAGAAGCACAATTGGAGTGGCTAAAGCAGGACTTATCGAAGCTGAAGCGGCATGATAACATTGTGGTGTTCACTCATCGACCATTGTTCGATTTGTATCCCCAGTGGGATTGGGCCACCAGGGATGGTGCTACCGCGATTGATTTGCTCATGTCTTATGACCATGTGACTGTTTTTTATGGTCATGTTCATCAGGAGAATCACCACATGACCGGACACATTGCACATCATTCCGCAAAATCTCTGATGCTGCCATTGCCTGTTGCAGGTTCTGTTCCGAAGCGTCAGCCGATTTTATGGTCGACCGAACAACCATATAAAGGTCTTGGTTTTCGCAGTGTGCTAAGCCGGTCGAAAAAGGATCAATTTGAATTGACTGAGTATGGAATCAATGCAGAGGCTAAAGTATGA
- a CDS encoding sigma-70 family RNA polymerase sigma factor, protein MKFFRSKRKQFEELTGQFSQDIYRLALWRLANRQDAEDVVQDTYLRAFRSFHTFQTGTNTKAWLTRICLNVINDTLKKRIRQPDTVTLESENDELESLQSQSQSLQDPAVQLASNEFDPHLLRALQKLPESLLYPLLLREIEELSYEEIAAVLSIPTGTVMSRLFRARRIVRERLTEPAQSLTKQRFADDEM, encoded by the coding sequence ATGAAGTTTTTCAGAAGCAAACGAAAACAGTTTGAAGAACTGACCGGGCAATTCAGTCAGGATATCTATCGACTGGCATTATGGCGGCTTGCCAATCGACAAGATGCGGAAGATGTCGTGCAGGACACTTACCTGCGTGCATTTCGTTCATTTCACACTTTTCAAACAGGTACTAATACAAAAGCTTGGCTGACAAGAATTTGTCTGAACGTTATCAACGATACTTTGAAGAAAAGGATTCGACAACCGGATACGGTGACACTCGAATCTGAAAACGACGAATTGGAATCTTTGCAAAGCCAATCGCAGTCGCTTCAAGATCCGGCAGTTCAGCTAGCCTCGAACGAATTCGATCCACATTTGTTGAGAGCATTGCAGAAACTGCCTGAGTCTCTGCTTTATCCACTATTGTTGCGCGAAATCGAAGAGTTAAGCTACGAAGAGATCGCTGCAGTACTTTCCATCCCCACTGGCACAGTCATGTCCAGATTGTTCAGGGCGCGAAGAATTGTCCGAGAAAGATTGACTGAACCCGCCCAATCGCTCACAAAACAGAGGTTCGCAGACGATGAAATGTAG
- a CDS encoding alpha/beta fold hydrolase, which yields MHSPETIVQHFRGLTCQGHYFDVPLDYDNPSGPHIKVFAREVVANETKEKKLPWLVFLQGGPGFASPRPESADGWLKSALKNHRVLLLDQRGTGLSTPVTHETMEAFASPAQQADYLKYFRADNIVRDCEFIRKSFAEGAQWTVLGQSYGGFCITTYLSYAPDGLSKAIILGGLPPLVNNPDEVYKATYRRVIEKNNQYYQRFPADGPAVERIVNHLRTNHVELPTTEPLSARRFLQLGIAFGFNGAGGNMNAIHYLLEGAFVSHSPKEKLSYNFLRNVERMMNYNSNPIYSLLHEAIYCQNEASNWSAERMMNQFSEFGSEHRPTFFTGEMIFPWMFDEYECLKPLKEAARILAAYENWPRLYDVGALRKNTVPCVATIYYNDMYVDRKFAEETANNIHGMKIWITNEYEHDAIRQDGGRVLDRCFELLEDPA from the coding sequence ATGCATTCTCCTGAAACTATAGTTCAGCACTTCCGCGGCCTGACCTGCCAGGGACACTATTTCGATGTTCCGCTGGACTATGACAACCCTTCCGGACCGCACATCAAAGTATTTGCGAGAGAAGTTGTTGCAAATGAAACGAAAGAGAAAAAGTTACCCTGGCTCGTGTTCTTACAGGGCGGACCGGGGTTTGCATCACCCCGACCTGAATCAGCGGATGGCTGGCTCAAGAGCGCGCTTAAGAACCATCGCGTGCTGCTCCTCGATCAGCGCGGCACCGGACTAAGTACTCCAGTAACACATGAAACGATGGAAGCGTTTGCAAGCCCTGCACAGCAAGCGGATTATTTGAAATACTTTCGCGCTGATAATATCGTCCGCGACTGCGAGTTCATCCGCAAAAGTTTTGCAGAGGGAGCCCAGTGGACAGTTTTAGGACAGAGCTATGGCGGATTTTGCATCACCACTTATCTTTCATACGCGCCTGACGGCTTGAGCAAAGCCATCATTTTGGGCGGCTTGCCACCACTGGTAAACAACCCGGACGAAGTGTACAAGGCTACTTATCGCCGCGTTATCGAGAAGAACAATCAGTACTATCAGCGGTTTCCTGCAGATGGTCCAGCCGTTGAGCGAATCGTCAATCACCTGCGCACAAATCACGTCGAATTGCCAACAACTGAGCCCTTGAGCGCTCGTCGCTTTCTTCAACTAGGCATAGCCTTTGGCTTCAACGGCGCCGGTGGAAATATGAACGCAATTCACTATTTGCTCGAAGGCGCTTTCGTCAGCCACAGCCCAAAAGAAAAGCTTTCGTACAACTTCCTAAGAAATGTCGAAAGAATGATGAATTACAACAGCAACCCGATCTATTCGTTGCTGCACGAGGCAATCTACTGTCAGAACGAAGCATCTAACTGGTCTGCAGAGAGAATGATGAATCAATTTTCTGAATTTGGCAGCGAACATCGACCGACATTTTTTACCGGCGAAATGATTTTTCCATGGATGTTCGACGAATATGAATGTCTTAAACCGCTGAAAGAAGCGGCGCGAATTTTAGCGGCTTACGAGAACTGGCCCCGGCTCTATGACGTAGGAGCGCTGCGTAAGAACACAGTGCCTTGTGTCGCCACCATTTATTACAACGATATGTATGTCGACCGAAAATTCGCCGAAGAAACGGCTAACAACATTCACGGCATGAAAATTTGGATTACTAACGAGTACGAACATGATGCCATCAGGCAGGACGGCGGACGAGTGTTAGACCGATGCTTCGAGCTGCTGGAAGATCCTGCTTAA
- a CDS encoding formylglycine-generating enzyme family protein, translating into MRSHAAILSSVLTAIGSLVLLAAPVSAINEVEKKISTASKETAFKETVQNRVNLKQKAPDGMVLIPGGEFSMGSEDPTGLELCGGGHEHMRDARPVHRVFVDPFWMDKTEVTNAQFRKFVQETGYKTVAEIAPTQEEFPTAPKENLVAGATVFSPTPNMVPLNNIYQWWRYQHGADWQHPEGPKSNIVGKDNYPVVQIAYPDAEAYCRWAHKRLPTEAEWEFAARGGLSGAPFAWGSEFKPGGKWMANIYQGTFPVKDAGTDGFVGIAPVAKFPPNRYGLYDIAGNVWEWCNDWYRADYYAQLTPGVVTRNPQGPSTSWDPAEPNEKKRVQRGGSFLCTDQYCTRYLVGTRGKGEEKTAANHVGFRCVRSVPK; encoded by the coding sequence ATGCGGAGTCACGCCGCTATCTTAAGCTCAGTGCTCACTGCGATAGGTTCGCTTGTTCTGCTTGCCGCGCCTGTCTCTGCAATCAATGAGGTTGAGAAAAAAATTTCAACCGCGTCGAAAGAAACTGCGTTTAAGGAGACCGTACAAAATCGAGTCAACTTAAAACAGAAAGCACCAGACGGTATGGTGCTTATTCCCGGCGGGGAATTTTCGATGGGCAGCGAGGACCCCACTGGGCTTGAACTCTGTGGTGGCGGGCACGAGCACATGCGTGACGCGCGTCCTGTTCACCGGGTCTTTGTCGATCCGTTCTGGATGGACAAGACGGAGGTGACAAACGCGCAATTCAGAAAGTTTGTGCAGGAGACAGGATACAAAACGGTAGCGGAAATTGCTCCAACACAGGAGGAATTTCCAACGGCTCCGAAAGAAAATCTTGTCGCCGGCGCGACTGTCTTTTCGCCCACACCGAATATGGTGCCGCTGAACAATATTTATCAGTGGTGGCGATATCAGCATGGTGCTGACTGGCAGCATCCGGAAGGACCAAAAAGTAATATTGTCGGCAAAGACAATTATCCTGTCGTTCAAATTGCCTATCCCGATGCCGAGGCCTACTGTCGTTGGGCTCATAAGCGATTGCCGACAGAGGCGGAGTGGGAGTTTGCTGCCCGTGGTGGTTTAAGCGGTGCTCCATTTGCGTGGGGCAGCGAATTCAAGCCTGGCGGTAAGTGGATGGCCAACATCTATCAGGGCACGTTTCCTGTTAAAGATGCCGGTACTGATGGTTTTGTCGGTATTGCACCGGTCGCTAAATTTCCACCCAATCGATATGGACTATACGACATCGCCGGAAATGTTTGGGAATGGTGCAACGATTGGTACCGAGCTGACTACTATGCCCAATTGACACCTGGTGTCGTCACCAGAAATCCCCAGGGACCAAGTACATCTTGGGATCCCGCCGAGCCGAATGAGAAAAAACGCGTGCAACGCGGTGGTTCCTTTCTTTGTACGGATCAATATTGCACTCGTTACCTGGTCGGCACCCGGGGCAAGGGAGAAGAAAAGACGGCAGCGAATCATGTCGGTTTCAGGTGTGTACGCTCGGTTCCGAAGTAG
- a CDS encoding arylsulfatase: MAATSKQPNIIFIMGDDVGWSNIGVYNQGIMAGRTPNLDRMANEGMRFTDYYAEASCTAGRANFITGELPIRTGLTTVGQAGSTTGIPDQAITLATALKGQGYETGQFGKNHLGDLNRFLPTVHGFDEFFGYLYHLDAMEDPSHRNYPEALKTTMGPRNMIHSWATDADDATVQPRWGKIGKQKIQDAGELFPKRMETVDDEILDNALKFMDKSKKDGKPFFVWLNPTRMHIKTHLSDKYEAMRTPDNGWSIEEAGMAQLDDIVGSVLKYVKDNGLDNDTIVAFTTDNGAENFTWPDGGQTPFAGGKGTALEGGFRVPAIIRWPGHIPAGKVENSIVSGLDWFPTLVSLAGNPNIKSELLSGKQVGDQTYKVYLDGYDQTDLLTGKGPSKRHEIFYFTEGTLSAVRINDYKYRFTDQPNGWLGSTDKVDWPILTNLRLDPFERCGMPNGKTGSLAYYNWFVDQFWRFVFVQDEVSKAAQSFVAFPPMQRGATFNMESVKQAIMEKINSQGK; this comes from the coding sequence ATGGCTGCCACGAGCAAACAGCCTAACATCATATTTATCATGGGTGACGACGTTGGTTGGTCGAACATCGGCGTGTACAACCAGGGAATTATGGCTGGTCGCACTCCAAATTTAGATCGAATGGCTAATGAGGGAATGCGATTTACCGATTACTATGCTGAGGCAAGTTGCACTGCGGGTCGAGCCAACTTCATTACGGGTGAATTACCTATTCGCACTGGTCTGACAACTGTTGGTCAGGCCGGTTCTACAACAGGAATTCCGGACCAGGCGATAACGCTGGCTACTGCTTTGAAAGGGCAGGGGTATGAGACAGGACAATTTGGCAAGAACCACCTGGGCGATTTGAACCGTTTCCTCCCGACGGTTCATGGCTTCGACGAGTTCTTCGGCTATCTGTATCATCTCGATGCAATGGAAGATCCGTCCCATCGCAATTATCCAGAAGCATTGAAGACGACGATGGGTCCGCGCAACATGATTCACAGCTGGGCGACTGACGCTGATGATGCAACTGTCCAACCGCGCTGGGGCAAAATTGGTAAACAGAAAATCCAGGATGCTGGAGAACTCTTTCCAAAGCGCATGGAAACTGTCGATGACGAAATTCTCGACAATGCTCTCAAATTTATGGATAAATCGAAAAAAGATGGCAAACCATTTTTTGTCTGGTTGAATCCAACTCGTATGCATATTAAGACGCATCTATCAGATAAGTACGAAGCGATGCGTACTCCCGACAATGGCTGGTCAATCGAAGAAGCTGGAATGGCGCAACTCGATGATATTGTCGGTTCAGTATTGAAGTATGTCAAAGACAATGGGCTTGATAATGACACCATTGTCGCCTTCACCACTGATAATGGTGCTGAGAACTTCACCTGGCCCGACGGTGGTCAGACTCCTTTTGCCGGCGGAAAAGGTACCGCCCTTGAAGGTGGCTTCCGTGTGCCGGCAATCATTCGCTGGCCTGGACACATTCCGGCAGGCAAGGTGGAAAACAGCATCGTTTCGGGGCTTGATTGGTTTCCGACTTTAGTCTCGTTAGCCGGTAATCCGAACATAAAGAGTGAGTTACTGAGCGGGAAACAAGTAGGCGATCAAACCTACAAGGTTTATCTTGACGGTTACGATCAGACAGATTTGCTCACTGGTAAAGGTCCATCGAAGCGTCATGAAATCTTCTACTTCACTGAAGGTACTCTCAGCGCTGTCAGAATCAACGACTACAAATATCGCTTTACAGATCAACCGAATGGATGGCTTGGTTCAACCGATAAAGTCGACTGGCCGATTTTGACGAATCTTCGTCTCGATCCGTTCGAACGATGCGGCATGCCAAATGGTAAAACGGGTTCTCTTGCCTACTATAATTGGTTTGTTGATCAGTTCTGGCGCTTTGTTTTTGTCCAGGATGAAGTATCCAAAGCTGCACAATCTTTCGTCGCATTTCCACCAATGCAGAGGGGTGCAACCTTCAATATGGAATCTGTGAAACAGGCGATTATGGAAAAGATAAACTCACAGGGTAAGTAA
- a CDS encoding serine/threonine protein kinase — protein MSQPKQDYMSPHTHIGFQASGVGDEYRQGDMLGGRYQVVSTLGRGGMGVVYRVKQVFLDKEFALKTISKQCLTETSIRRFQQEALTSFAIDHANVIMVNDFGLLDDDTPFLVMELLDGETLGDRLRLRTRLSVDEATDLFIQVCFGMAYAHEKGIVHRDIKPNNIMILQDRPPGTEGSVKIVDFGIAKYSAREGGEVQALTRTGEIFGSPLYMSPEQCQGGSVDHRSDIYSLGCVIFETLTGSPPFVGENALITMMMHQTETAPSLSDAAGKDFPKQLEAIVAKMIAKQPHQRYQSLGEVALELGALKNGGTVKAARTQEKAKREQEKISIAKPTFIALLFLAVAISALISYFAVYALTPVAPRKVIQVRESAITQSENSPAKNAEQEQPRQE, from the coding sequence GTGTCCCAGCCAAAACAAGACTATATGTCTCCGCATACACACATCGGCTTCCAGGCATCTGGTGTCGGTGATGAATACAGACAAGGAGACATGCTGGGTGGTCGCTACCAGGTAGTGAGCACGCTCGGCAGAGGAGGGATGGGAGTTGTCTACAGAGTCAAACAAGTCTTTCTCGACAAAGAATTCGCTCTGAAAACTATCAGTAAACAGTGCCTTACCGAAACTTCGATCAGGAGATTTCAGCAAGAGGCATTAACATCATTCGCCATCGATCACGCCAACGTAATCATGGTCAATGACTTCGGTCTACTTGACGATGACACTCCATTTCTCGTAATGGAACTGCTCGACGGTGAAACACTGGGAGACCGCCTGCGCCTTCGAACCCGACTGAGTGTTGACGAGGCCACTGATCTTTTCATTCAAGTTTGCTTCGGCATGGCATACGCTCACGAAAAGGGCATCGTGCATCGGGATATTAAACCGAATAACATCATGATTTTGCAAGATCGCCCACCTGGCACCGAAGGCAGTGTCAAAATAGTTGACTTTGGGATCGCCAAATATTCAGCCAGAGAAGGTGGAGAAGTACAAGCCCTGACTCGCACAGGCGAAATCTTTGGCAGTCCACTGTACATGAGTCCAGAACAATGCCAGGGAGGTAGCGTAGACCACCGCTCAGACATCTACTCACTTGGTTGCGTGATTTTCGAAACTCTCACCGGGTCGCCTCCCTTTGTTGGCGAGAACGCACTGATCACGATGATGATGCACCAAACCGAGACTGCGCCCTCATTGAGTGACGCCGCCGGAAAAGACTTCCCAAAGCAGCTCGAAGCCATTGTCGCTAAGATGATTGCAAAACAGCCTCACCAGCGCTATCAAAGTCTCGGTGAAGTAGCACTCGAACTTGGCGCTCTTAAAAACGGCGGCACTGTTAAAGCCGCTCGAACTCAGGAAAAAGCAAAGCGAGAACAGGAAAAAATATCAATAGCCAAACCCACCTTCATAGCATTACTCTTTTTAGCTGTAGCAATTTCTGCCTTAATTTCTTACTTCGCTGTATACGCTCTTACGCCAGTGGCGCCGCGCAAGGTAATTCAAGTAAGAGAATCAGCGATCACACAATCTGAAAATTCGCCTGCGAAAAATGCCGAACAGGAGCAACCGCGGCAAGAATGA